One window of the Carassius auratus strain Wakin chromosome 20, ASM336829v1, whole genome shotgun sequence genome contains the following:
- the LOC113037754 gene encoding protein jagged-2-like codes for MSLGESQCDATTCSNGGTCYDHGDTFRCACPPGWGGSTCNTAKNSTCASSPCLNGGTCVGGGDTFTCICKDGWEGPTCAQNINDCNPHPCYNGGICVDGVNWFRCECAPGFAGPDCRINIDECQSSPCAYGATCVDEINGFRCVCPLGRTGSQCQEFIGIGKTCHYAGLQFPHGSRWEEECNTCQCVNGKVECTKVVCGRQPCLLPGTPGRELHSCSGGRECLEHNFLTCLCPPCHQWGFCSSPDSTPIIQTKCEPNSVYLDKSCARITLIFNRDKLPTGTTVENVCSELRYMPATRNLAKDHTLLVLCDLSYKNQDAVEVAISFQQDEQPNHSQIQEAASTIVSTLSKRHNSTVMLAVIEVKVEMQVVSQPVDYLVPVLCVVLCILWVFCVIVCVWWTRKRRKERERRERVPVEESVNNQWEPLRPVTRPQHKDNRDAQYERTKLMGSPDRTCTSGEDEEEMEEEELELVEEEGKFPIQKYSKPAARAKNGLICTMRSSGSSSPSLKAPYWTGFSPKDNNCKNVNNASTGQEHKEHCV; via the exons ATGTCTTTAGGTGAAAGTCAGTGTGATGCCACCACATGCAGTAATGGAGGGACCTGCTATGACCACGGAGACACTTTCCGCTGCGCCTGCCCTCCTGGATGGGGAGGAAGTACATGCAATACAG CAAAGAACAGTACTTGTGCGTCCAGCCCCTGCCTGAATGGAGGAACATGCGTGGGTGGTGGTGACACGTTCACCTGCATCTGTAAAGATGGCTGGGAGGGGCCCACCTGTGCTCAGA ACATCAACGACTGCAACCCTCACCCCTG CTACAATGGAGGAATCTGCGTGGACGGGGTGAACTGGTTCCGCTGTGAATGCGCCCCTGGATTCGCTGGACCAGACTGTCGAATCA ACATTGATGAGTGCCAGTCGTCACCCTGTGCATACGGTGCCACCTGTGTGGATGAGATCAATGGCTTCCGATGTGTTTGCCCACTCGGTCGCACCGGATCTCAATGCCAAGAGT TCATTGGCATTGGGAAGACGTGTCACTATGCTGGACTTCAGTTCCCGCATGGCAGCCGTTGGGAGGAAGAATGCAACACTTGTCAATGTGTCAATGGCAAAGTGGAGTGTACCAAG GTGGTGTGTGGCCGGCAGCCGTGCCTGTTGCCAGGGACGCCTGGGAGAGAGCTTCACTCCTGTTCAGGAGGTCGTGAATGCCTGGAGCACAACTTCCTGACGTGCCTCTGCCCCCCTTGTCACCAGTGGGGGTTTTGTTCAAGCCCTGATTCCACCCCAATCATCCAAACAAAATGTGAGCCCAACTCAGTCTATCTGGACAAGAGCTGTGCTCGCATCACCCTAATATTCAACAGGGACAAATTACCCACA GGAACGACTGTGGAGAACGTCTGCTCAGAGCTGAGGTATATGCCTGCCACACGGAACCTGGCCAAAGATCACACGCTGTTGGTTCTCTGTGACCTCTCCTACAAAAACCAAGATGCAGTAGAGGTGGCCATC TCATTCCAGCAGGACGAGCAGCCGAACCACAGTCAGATCCAGGAGGCTGCTAGTACCATAGTCAGCACGCTGTCCAAGCGGCACAACAGCACCGTCATGCTTGCCGTCATCGAGGTCAAAGTGGAAATGCAAGTGGTTTCACAGCCAGTGG ACTACCTGGTGCCAGTGTTGTGCGTCGTCCTGTGCATACTCTGGGTCTTCTGCGTCATTGTCTGCGTGTGGTGGACCCGTAAACGGCGAAAAGAGCGCGAGAGGCGGGAGCGCGTGCCTGTGGAGGAGAGCGTCAACAACCAGTGGGAACCCCTGAGGCCTGTGACACGGCCACAGCACAAGGACAACCGGGACGCACAGTACGAGCGCACCAAGCTCATGGGCTCCCCAGATCGGACCTGCACAAGCGGGGAGGAcgaggaggagatggaggaggAAGAGCTGGAGCTGGTGGAAGAGGAGGGCAAGTTCCCCATCCAAAAGTACTCTAAACCTGCAGCGCGGGCCAAGAACGGGCTGATCTGCACCATGCGGAGCAGCGGCAGCAGCAGCCCTTCCCTCAAAGCACCCTACTGGACAGGCTTCAGCCCAAAGGACAACAactgtaaaaatgtcaataaCGCCAGCACCGGCCAAGAGCACAAAGAACACTGCGTATGA
- the LOC113037939 gene encoding midasin-like → MVFRSSVPSLPSSAVSQGTRKEVEDLSSPSSPPGKTRLLSYQTVTETRTLASVPAEFSRQLEKTINMVLCAVQTLVKRKEKEKAEDQQSESKKESDSEVAEELLKPGHLSRLLEEDLSGDVSSLSLPEINEVVTELLERLGSHRDDCQPHHLQELKEACRGVVRLEPMLCLYSELVRYYLAVMMGAHRTTGKLLSVLANIFTELAQKGFCLPQELLGGGDGEGATEFHDYEGGGIGEGEGVKDVSDKIENEDQVESLSHPNTCEPNPCQNKALCYSLPGDFYCACPEELRGQDL, encoded by the exons ATGGTGTTCCGGTCCTCCGTACCCAGCCTGCCCTCATCTGCGGTCTCCCAGGGCACAAGGAAAGAGGTGGAGGACCTGTCCTCACCGAGTTCACCACCTGGGAAGACTCGCCTGCTCTCCTATCAGACAGTCACAGAAAC GAGGACGCTCGCATCCGTTCCTGCTGAGTTCTCCAGGCAGCTGGAGAAAACTATAAATATGGTTCTGTGTGCGGTTCAGACGCTTGTTAAGAGgaaggagaaggaaaaagcagAGGATCAGCAGTCAGAAAGCAAGAAAG AGAGTGACTCAGAGGTGGCAGAGGAGCTCTTGAAACCGGGACACTTGAGCAGGTTACTGGAAGAAGACCTGAGTGGAGATGTGTCCAGTCTCTCGTTACCAGAGATCAATGAAGTCGTAACAGAGCTGCTGGAGAGACTTGGATCACACCGGGATGACTGTCAGCCCCACCATCTACAG GAACTAAAAGAGGCATGTAGGGGTGTTGTGCGTTTGGAGCCCATGCTGTGTCTGTACTCGGAGCTGGTGAGGTATTATCTGGCTGTAATGATGGGAGCTCACCGTACCACAGGAAAGCTGCTGTCCGTCCTCGCTAACATCTTCACTGAACTCGCACAGAAG GGTTTCTGTCTGCCCCAGGAGCTGCTGGGAGGAGGAGACGGCGAGGGAGCCACAGAGTTCCATGATTATGAGGGTGGAGGAATAGGAGAAGGTGAAGGAGTAAAAGACGTCAGTGACAAAATCGAGAACGAGGATCAG GTGGAGAGTTTGTCTCACCCAAACACCTGTGAACCGAACCCCTGTCAGAACAAGGCGTTGTGCTACAGCCTGCCGGGTGACTTCTACTGCGCCTGTCCTGAAGAACTACGAGGGCAAGACCTGTGA
- the LOC113037940 gene encoding midasin-like: protein MIHLNTVFSVCMKLIETIQSIKSDTHCSEDDVSGLPPQKPLQHWITRAQSSVLHCSVALQQLSWILQCCPEGSSAAPAEAREGEVMQGQATLSHPSPMPPHIQPQACLLRRGEQAWKEVQQKLENLTKEVKDLKEKLDGLALEYTERVVHSWDHFTLCCSSLDRLGIVVGQMPALEQLFYS, encoded by the exons atgaTCCacttaaatactgtattttctgtTTGCAT GAAGTTGATTGAGACTATCCAGAGCATCAAGTCTGACACGCACTGCTCTGAAGATGATGTCAGCGGTCTCCCTCCTCAGAAGCCTCTCCAGCACTGGATCACCAGAGCTCAGTCTTCAGTGCTGCACTGCTCTGTTGCTCTGCAGCAGCTCTCGTGGATCCTCCAGTGCTGTCCTGAAGGTTCTTCTGCAGCCCCTGCTGAGGCCAGGGAGGGGGAGGTCATGCAGGGTCAGGCCACACTGAGCCACCCGTCTCCCATGCCCCCTCACATCCAGCCACAGGCGTGTCTGCTGCGGAGAGGGGAGCAGGCTTGGAAGGAGGTGCAGCAGAAGCTGGAGAACCTAACGAAGGAAGTGAAAGACCTGAAAGAGAAGCTGGATGGATTGGCCCTGGAATACACTGAAAGAGTTGTCCATAGCTG GGATCACTTCACACTTTGCTGTTCCTCTCTGGACCGGCTAGGCATCGTGGTGGGTCAGATGCCGGCTCTAGAACAACTCTTTTATTCCTGA